The Doryrhamphus excisus isolate RoL2022-K1 chromosome 22, RoL_Dexc_1.0, whole genome shotgun sequence genome segment CAAAGTGTGGTGACACCTGACGTCGGACATTCCTACAGTATGCATTCCTGATCTTCTCACAGTTTGTTAAGGCTAGACCAAGCATCTGCCTGGGAGGGACATTCCTTTGAGGACAGCAAGAGAAGAAGCCATCCACGTCAAACGTGATAGGCTATCCTTGAACGGAGGAGGAGGTCATGACCTGACGTCTCTCCCCTGAAGATGGTCACCTTCCTGGGGAATAATGCCACTAAGAACTTGTTGCCAGCCAGGTACACGAGCCATCGTTTTCACTGCCTACAACATCATCCCACCAGAGGGATCTCTACAACCAAAATTTGGAACCGAGGAACCCTTTAGATGAAAGGCCTCAAGCAAGAAGAAGATGACCAACCATCTTTAGGAGAAGGACAGCTGACTATGGCGGTCCATGAAATCAGACTTGATAGAAATGTTCTGTATGATCCCGGATCAGATAAGAAGCCGGATCATGTCAGTGATAAGTCATTAGAGGGATTTCATTGACATGTGTTAATATTGTGCTAATCCTTCCTCGGCCACACAGACTGTTAAGACCGTTAGCTGAAAGATAATTGGATTGGTCGGAAATAGCCACACATCCTGTTACCTCCAACTCGGATCCCTTGCAGAGCAGACAGCAGCCATTGCCAAGCTTCAGTATCTCACATGCTAGTTGCAAATAACACATATCTCATCACGTGATTAAGCTCTTGTAGATATCACTATTTCTTGACTGCAGGCAGCCAGAAATGTACGGATCTTCCCTTGCGTCTGTTTGCTCTCGTCTCAGTCACCCTTTACTTCCTGTCCCGACCTATGGACAAAGCTTTTTCCCCTTACAGTGCACTGCCTTGCTTCTTATTGACAATAAGTTCATTCACCTCTAGAAATGTCTCACAGGTCAAAGATATTAAAAGGCTACTAAAGAGTGTATCACACGAAGAATGAGGTCTGGTAATTGATTTAAAAGGGGATCAAATCCAGGATCAAAAGCATATAAAAGCTAAAATCCACCACTAAAGATCTATAAAGCAAAGATCATTCATTCACTGCCATTCAAGTCATTCAATGCCAGCCATGGTTACCGTCTACTGGTGGATGAACAATGCTATTCCTGAGGTTTTATGAATCAAGTGACATGTACCAACAGAGTTAGCATAATGTCGTTTCAACAGCAGGACACTCATAAATAGATTTTAgcataacttcatttaacaGAGCATTAGtacatgaacatttttccccacatATGAAGCATAAATGTAAGCCAGAGAAGACTCCAATGCTCCTTTTTTTGAGGGGTTGGCGGGGGGGTTCATGGTTAGTTTACCACGTTCCTCaagctcatccaatcacaaaCTCAGCCAagattcattcagggtctcacagaaagtcagatttttactcatttttattttaactcataacaaagatgcatatttttccccattcaggtgttaaaaaaatacttgagcattacgaagggagccacaacaaagaggctgaaaagccacatgtggctctggaaccgtgggttgctgacccctgctctatacagtatatatctacACTATTACTTGTGCCAAGTGCAACACAGAGGTTATGttttatctgtttgtgttcaaagaACTTGAAAAGTTCTGCGTGGATCTGGATGAGCTGTTCAGGAATTGTGGGAAATAGGACATGCAAAAACTGATTACATTTTAGGGGTGATCTGGGTCATCTTCTGCAGGATCCAGGATTTTTTGTAAAGGATTCTTTTGACCTTTTTCAGCATAAAAgtagaattattattttgctgtGAATCACAACATGGAGGGGAACAATGGTGCTATGCGCTCTAAGAATGCTTCTCtagggacctatgatgctcattgtggccctttatattgagttgtggactcctatagagcagctacacacaataacccacacaaagctttctagatcttccacaatcttcACCTGTTCCCGCTGTTTTTCCACAGCTtttccaggcacgcccacttcgctgcgattggtcacactcccaagtgttcCCAAGGTCTTCTGGACTACTTCTGAAACCCACTTTCTAATGTAGTGGATATAGGAGTTGatcataaatgaataaagattTTGGGGAGCTACTGGAAAAGTgcttaggagctactggtagctcatcagctactggctggagacccctgactcaCTGTGGATGGACTCGTGTGATAACGTAGACAATCTTGACACGACACAaggagtggaaatgtggtcattgaACATTTTTTGCGGGGCTACCCATGTTTAAAAAGACTTTGGTAGATATAGAATAGATATCGCCAACAAAGCTGTGTAGCAGGAGGCTGGGCCTACAGCTTGCACTCACGGTCAGCAcattgtgacgtcacaaagagacgggggttggaaaaaaaatctgaaagcGAGCGTTCAGAGTAATCTTTCGGgtgctctaataattttttccatgactgtatatacAAAGTATAGTCACGATATTCATGTGTGTGCATTAAACAATAAGATATTGCAAAGGAAATCCGCTTTCCTGTTAGCAGtaattacttcattcattcatttattcattttctaccgcttatcttcatgagggtcgcgggtatgctggagcctatctcagctgtcttcgggcgaatggcggggtacaccctggactggtcggcggggtacaccctggactggtcttgtGGTCCTGGCCGAGGTGCCGAGTTGCATGTGCGATTGAAATGACCGGGCGTCATACACCCACACGGTGTCTACACCCTCCCCTGCTGTGCGTGCGGGAACCCAGTTGGGGAAGGGGAATCGACAGGCGACCACCTTGGCGCAGCTCGGTAACTCCTTTTCCAGCTTCAGCTCCAACTGGTCCATCTGTAAGCATCATCCCATGGCATCATATCATGGCTCAATGACaaattaaatactttatttGACTGTCAGTCAGTCCCCCCCATATTTGCTATTCAAAGTGTGGAACGTACCATTTGAGGgactccaaaaatgacaacattgtcGTACTGAGCAAAGCTGACctacaacaaaataaagcaatGAATGTTAGAAAATAGGCAGTAAAATGTCTGACGGTCATCATTCATCCCTGTGATGGACTGAACTGACCTTCCATAAGTCAGAAATGTGAAAGGAGGTGGAGTGGTGCACGCCCTCTCTCCAGGCCTTGTAGCGGGAATAGCACACCAACCAGGGGTTCAACTCTAAGCCTGACGCTTGAAATCCACGTCTTGCTGCCGCTATCACCTACACAAACGAGTTCATAAAGTGGAGTACATGTGACTAGTGAAAGACTGGCATTGCGTTCTATGAATGGCATGATGATGCATTCAGATCTAACACACTGTTGGTGATTGGAACAGCTGGAGTCAGTAAAAGAAATGGAGTCTCCCATTACAATCCCTTGTTATGTACCACTGGGCCACTATTCCTTTTCACCCCACACTAACTAACAAGCACACTCACCATCAAACTCACCACCATGcatcaacaacacgtgatgacgagtggtgtgtcggtcatgaacgaacgggtcaaaagaactagttcttttttgtgaacggaatgaacgaggtcaccgacagtgtcggtcaaatctctcggtctcggtctttcagtcgctaaccccacccacccacagagcgaggcgcaaCGATTGGATAAGACAGACAAGCACGCacatagtcccgccctgcaaaaggataaactgactctccagccaatcaaaaaaaactgaacgggccttttaggggcggt includes the following:
- the atpsckmt gene encoding ATP synthase subunit C lysine N-methyltransferase; translation: MVGRLRTINGPIMSKDELFMESAEQCITKESKSRSRIGLLVTGVVGSSLVALYAVATPFVAPALRKICLPFVPATTTQVENVLNALRARSGSLVDIGSGDGRIVIAAARRGFQASGLELNPWLVCYSRYKAWREGVHHSTSFHISDLWKVSFAQYDNVVIFGVPQMMDQLELKLEKELPSCAKVVACRFPFPNWVPARTAGEGVDTVWVYDARSFQSHMQLGTSARTTRPVQGVPRRPVQGVPRHSPEDS